CATAGGCTTGAGGCGTTTTGTTGCGTAATTTTGCCGCTTCTTCGATCTTTTGACCGTGTTCATCGGTTCCTGTTAAGAAAAAAGTCTCATAGCCTTTCAAACGATAATAGCGTGCCATGGTGTCTGCGATAATGGTCGTGTACGCATGTCCGATATGCGGAACATCGTTAACATAGTAGATTGGGGTGGTAATGTAGGCTTTTTGGGACATCGTTTTTCCTAGTTAAATTGATTCATTGTATTGTTAAAACTCAAATCCGCCACCGTGTCCTTTTGCCATACTTTCGTAAACGGCTTTGACATAGGTTTTGCGGATTTCACACTCAAACATTTTTTCACAATCGCTGCACGTTACAAGGTTTTTATCCTGTTGGCATGCTTGTAAAAGTGCTTTTTTCTCTTGCAAATCTTGTTCGTAAATGTCACTGACTTCACTACTCATAGCACTTCCGAACGCGTTTTATCTCTGTTGTCGAGCCAAAGAAACACGGTGTCGTGTCATGTGGATGCGAAGGGGTGAGGTCAAGCACTCTGTGTTTGCCATCGATCGCCTCGCCACCTGCTTTTTCGTACACAAACGCAAAAGGGAAGACTTCAAAAATCATGCGCAGTTTGCCTTTTGGCACATCGCTTGTTGCAGGGTACGAGAAAAGTCCGCCACCTTTGAGAAGAATTTGATGCAAATCTGGCACCATTCCGCCTGAATAACGCAAGCGATAGCCATCGGCAAAGATTGCATCAATCAATGCTTTATGCTTAGGTTCCCAACACATTTGGGTTGAACCTGGCGCATTGAGTTTGCCTTTTTCTTTCAGCGTGATTGTTTGAATGAAGACAAATTCACCGTTTTTATTGAGACGGTACATCTTAACATCAACTTCCGCAATGACCAGCTCAACGCGAGGTCCATAGACAACGTAGACCGCTGCTTTAAGATTTGCCCCTGCATAGCCACCCTCGTAGATGCCAAAGATGGAGCCGACACTGAGGTTAACATCAATGAGGCTTGAACCATCCAGTGGGTCGTACCCAACACCGTAAATGCCGTTTACATGTAAAGGTGTTTTGTCTGCTTTCTCTTCGCTCACGATCTCTTTGATCGAAGCAACTTTGGCAAACTCCTCTTCGATGATAAGGTCACTTTTGATGTCCAGTTTGAGTTGGGTGTCGCCTGTGGAGTTGATGTTCTCAGAATAGCCCGTATCATCAAACTCAATGGCTTCTCGAATGCGTATGGCGGAACGTTTTATAGCTTCGTATATTTCGTGCATGTTATTTCACTTTCTTAGCATTTTTGAGTATCCAAGCAACGACTTGCTCGGGGTTATTCAGATCTAAAATTGCAATATGGGAAGGGAGGTCATAATCGCTTAAATTGATACTCTCATCAATCGCAATGGCGTCGGAGCAGTCAAAATAGTCCACATCCAGTTTGTTACGAAAAATCGCAATGCGCGGAAGCGGTAGATTTTTAAGCCCTTCCACCAACAAGAAATCAAAGCTTCCTAGCATATCAATGATCTCATCCAAACTTTTTTGATGTTTCGAAAAAAGCGTCGTACGCGTTGGAGAGGTTATCACGACTTCAGCGCCCGTTTGCGAAAACTTCCAGCTATCTTTGCCTTCCACATCGAAGATCGCTTTATCGCTTGGGTCATTTTTAATGATCGCAAGTGCATGGTCGTTTTTAAGAATGTTTGCCACCTTAAGGATCAGCGTTGTTTTGCCGCTATCTGATGGTCCCGTGAATGCAACAGCTAAGGATTTCATTTTTTCCTGCTTTTTATGTTATTATCGTGCTAATATAAAAAATTATAGCAAAAAAAGATTTAGCTTTTGATGAGTTGATCTGCGTGTGTGCTAAGTATGAGGAATGATAATGCGATATATTTCAATGGTTTTGATACTGTTTTTACTCTCGGGATGTGCTTCAAAATTGAGCGAAAATGAAAGTGAAAAGACCTTGGATTATGGAATGGCAAACTCTAAAAAGATTGAAATTCAAAACTCAAAAACCTCTAAGACCTTTGTGCTTATCACCTATCTTAACCCCATTCATCATGATCTTGTAACGCAAGAGAGCGAAAAATTTGTCGTAGGAACCTACAAAGCTACAGGCGATGGCGCCTTTGATAGAGTCACTCTTTCAAAGTTTAAAGTCAATGGAAGCGATGAAAATCTGACGGTTACACCTCTCAATCAAGATGCACCCCTACTCAAATTGATCTCAACGTCAAACGCTTGGACCAACTATGTGTTAATCCAAGCGCCAAAGACAGAGGAGATCAAGATGGAGATTAGTTTCGAAAACGATCAGTCGCAGAGGGTATCAACAACATTTCGAAAAGATTTTTGATCGAAACATCTTCGCCTAAAAGATGGCGGTACACGACATAATTTGCCAGTACTTTTTTGCCGTACTCTCGACTCTCTTCGTTGATCATGCTCTCCATACTTAAAAACGGCTCATACTCACCTTGTGAAAATGCCCCAGCTTGCAGATGTTTTTTGGTAAATCCCATACCGCCATTGTAAGCGTACGCTATAAAGAGCGGGTGCATGAGATTTCTCTCTAAAAAATTAAGATGAAGATTTCCAAAGAGATACGCCACCCGAGGGTCAAACATCATAGCGATTGAAAATGTTTCCAGCTTCTCTTTTTTAGCAATGTCACGTGCCACAAAAGGCATAAACTGCATCATTCCAAGCGCATACGACGTTGAGACGACCGAAGGGATAAAACGGCTCTCTTGACGCGCGATGGAGAGCATCAATGCTTGGCGATGAATGGAATAACTTGAAAGTTCTTCAGGGTAAGGAATCGGGTAGTAGTTTTGGGCATACCGTGTGGCGCGTTCCATCAAGTAGCTGTAATGCGGCAATGTGTTGGCGTATTTGAAGCTTTGCGCCAAGGTTTCGACCTCTTGAGAGCTCATGTGATAGACTTTATTCATCACTTTAATCCATGCAAATGGATCGCTCACATTAAATGTTGGGTGCGTGCCTTCTAAAACGGGTGAGACGATATTTTGCATCGGTCGACCCAGCTGTTCGTAGGCATAAAGGGAGTACATGTTGATGTCGCCATCTTGCACGATGCGTTCTAAAAAGCGAGCATCTTTGGTCACTAAATAGAGCCAAAAGAGCGCTTTGTCTTTCTCTTCACTCTTCGTGGAGCGCTCAATAGAAAGTTCAAAAAACGTCAATGCTTGCTCTTTTTCACCGTATTTGAGGGCATTGAGTCCCATATAAAAGAGCGCTTTGGTGTTTACATGTAAAGAAGGGCTTACATGTAACAAGGAGCGTTGCACATTGTCCAGTTTATCGTTTTGGACAACATTGTAAGCAAGCTGGTTGAATTTGACCGATTGGGAAAGTCGATCCATCTGCTCTTTGGGGATGATCTGTTGGTTGAAAACAGCCGCTTTATACGCGGTGATACTGCCGTTAAAAAGGTTTAAGAACGTGTTGACATCGCTGCTCAGTGCAGCTTCATACACGTTGTCATTTTCCATCAAGGTAATGAGATTGACCAGCTCTTTGTTCTGTTTGAGACGCGGTTTGATGAATTTCAGTTGCCCTTTTGCCACAGAGGTGACTTTCGCGATGTTGATGCCGATGTTGAGGCATTCATCATCTTCTTTCATCAACGCGGTGACATCAAGATCAATACATTTGGAGATTTTTTTATACTCAAGATTGTCCATTTTTTTAGCAAAAAGATGAAAAAAACGAATGTTCATCGTATGCACCATCCCAAAGAGCGCTTTGGCTTCTTTGGGGGTGGTGGCATCGCTTTGAAGGTATTCGTAGATGTAAAAATCTTTCGCAAGACTGCGCGGTTTATCATCAAAAAAGGCAAAGTCAACAGGCTCATCCGCAAACAGGTCAATGCAAATACAAAGGCAAAAGAGAAGGCCTAAAAAAAGTTTATAAAGCATTGGCAAGCGCAAACAGTAGTTTGACCGCAAACAGGTCGACAAATTGAAGTGTCAAAATCACGATCAAGGGCGCAAGGTCGATGCCACCAATCAGTGTTGGAACCAATTTACGAATAAAGGCATACACTGGGTTGGTGAGCCGAAAAAGAATCTGTACAATCGGATTGTACGGATCAGGGCGCACAAAGGTAATGAGAGCGGCTATAATCACCACCCAAATATAAATGTTAATGAGGGTATGTAAAATGTTGGCAAACGCTTCAATAAATGTTGATAAAACGATCATCTAACAATCTCCTTAAGGTAGTTTTTAATGAATGGATATAAAAGGGCAAGATCAAGCCCCGTGTCAGCTCCTGTGAGCCACAAACGAAGGAGTTTCAAAAAAGGTTCATCTTCAAGCCCACTTTTTTCTGCCAAATAGGCTTTAAACGCATCAAAGCTCGCACAATAGGGCGCATTTAAAATGAGCTCTTGAAGTAGTTTACTCTCTTTTTCAAAGGTTGTATCCAATGCTTTTTTGGCAAAGAGTGCATCTACTTTTTGTTTGATCTCATACGTCGTGCTTGCTTCTTCCGTATACAGTTTAGCAAGTTTTCCAATGTTCTCACAGGCGTACCCGATGCGTTTTGAAAGCTCCATATCAGGGATGCGTTTGATATGCTCACGATTGATAAAGCGCAGTTTATCAATGTCAAAAGGTGCAGGTGATTGTGAAATCGTTTTGATGTCAAACCACGCGATCGCCTCTTCAAGCGTGAAAATTTCCGTTGGTGCAGGATTGCTCAACAGGAGAAGATAATTCATAATCGCTTCAGGCATAAACCCTTGGTCTAAAAGTCTCTTAACAGCGCTTTCATCTTTTTGGCACAGAAGCGAAGGCACATGCGTGTAGTGCATCGCTTGGTCATACCCTATCGATTTGCGAATATGCTCCTCTTTTGGCGCAGTGGGTTCCTGCTCATTTTCTCGAATGATTGTGGTAACGCCTTGAAGCATATCGTCGCAAGCACAGGCGAAAGTGTAGGTCGGGTATTTGTCGGTGCGCATAATGACAAAGCTATCACAGGTGGTATCGAGTTTTTTCATACGAATAACAAAGGGTTTTGGAGTGTTTAAAACCTCATCTGGGCTTAAATGCTCGCATGTTCCAATACAAGGTGACTCCTCGTTTTCATGGAGGCAAAAACAGATAAAGGCTTTTTTCGTGTCCAAAAGCGTGGAGGCGAATTGGAGGTGGTATTTGAAATTGTTGCTTTGGTAGTAAAGCTGTGAATAGGAAATGCCAAAGAGTTCCAACATCTCTAAAATCTCTTGGTCTTTGCCTTCGATCGTGCGTGCTCTATCGCCATCTTCAATGCGCACAATGAGTGACTCACCCGCTTGTTTGGCGCAGATGGAATTTAAAAGCGCAACTCTGAGGTCATTGACGCTCATATCGCCCGTGGGAGAAGGGGAAAATCTATACATGCTTCAACGTCTCAGTCACAAGTTCATTAACTACGGTTGGGTTCGCTTTGCCACCACTGTTTTTAAGCACTTGTCCTACAAAGAAGCCAAAAAGATTGGTATTGCCTGCTTTAAATTTTGCGACATTGTCAGGGTTTTTGGCGATGACTTCATCAATAAGGGGCTTTAATTTTTCAGGATCACTGATCTGTGTTAGCCCTTTTGCTTCAACGATGACGGTTGGATTTTCTCCTGTCATAACCATCTCTTCAAAGACG
Above is a genomic segment from Sulfurospirillum halorespirans DSM 13726 containing:
- a CDS encoding class 1 fructose-bisphosphatase, translated to MHEIYEAIKRSAIRIREAIEFDDTGYSENINSTGDTQLKLDIKSDLIIEEEFAKVASIKEIVSEEKADKTPLHVNGIYGVGYDPLDGSSLIDVNLSVGSIFGIYEGGYAGANLKAAVYVVYGPRVELVIAEVDVKMYRLNKNGEFVFIQTITLKEKGKLNAPGSTQMCWEPKHKALIDAIFADGYRLRYSGGMVPDLHQILLKGGGLFSYPATSDVPKGKLRMIFEVFPFAFVYEKAGGEAIDGKHRVLDLTPSHPHDTTPCFFGSTTEIKRVRKCYE
- the mobB gene encoding molybdopterin-guanine dinucleotide biosynthesis protein B; the encoded protein is MKSLAVAFTGPSDSGKTTLILKVANILKNDHALAIIKNDPSDKAIFDVEGKDSWKFSQTGAEVVITSPTRTTLFSKHQKSLDEIIDMLGSFDFLLVEGLKNLPLPRIAIFRNKLDVDYFDCSDAIAIDESINLSDYDLPSHIAILDLNNPEQVVAWILKNAKKVK
- a CDS encoding glutamate--tRNA ligase; its protein translation is MYRFSPSPTGDMSVNDLRVALLNSICAKQAGESLIVRIEDGDRARTIEGKDQEILEMLELFGISYSQLYYQSNNFKYHLQFASTLLDTKKAFICFCLHENEESPCIGTCEHLSPDEVLNTPKPFVIRMKKLDTTCDSFVIMRTDKYPTYTFACACDDMLQGVTTIIRENEQEPTAPKEEHIRKSIGYDQAMHYTHVPSLLCQKDESAVKRLLDQGFMPEAIMNYLLLLSNPAPTEIFTLEEAIAWFDIKTISQSPAPFDIDKLRFINREHIKRIPDMELSKRIGYACENIGKLAKLYTEEASTTYEIKQKVDALFAKKALDTTFEKESKLLQELILNAPYCASFDAFKAYLAEKSGLEDEPFLKLLRLWLTGADTGLDLALLYPFIKNYLKEIVR
- a CDS encoding YggT family protein, which codes for MIVLSTFIEAFANILHTLINIYIWVVIIAALITFVRPDPYNPIVQILFRLTNPVYAFIRKLVPTLIGGIDLAPLIVILTLQFVDLFAVKLLFALANAL
- a CDS encoding lytic transglycosylase domain-containing protein, with the translated sequence MLYKLFLGLLFCLCICIDLFADEPVDFAFFDDKPRSLAKDFYIYEYLQSDATTPKEAKALFGMVHTMNIRFFHLFAKKMDNLEYKKISKCIDLDVTALMKEDDECLNIGINIAKVTSVAKGQLKFIKPRLKQNKELVNLITLMENDNVYEAALSSDVNTFLNLFNGSITAYKAAVFNQQIIPKEQMDRLSQSVKFNQLAYNVVQNDKLDNVQRSLLHVSPSLHVNTKALFYMGLNALKYGEKEQALTFFELSIERSTKSEEKDKALFWLYLVTKDARFLERIVQDGDINMYSLYAYEQLGRPMQNIVSPVLEGTHPTFNVSDPFAWIKVMNKVYHMSSQEVETLAQSFKYANTLPHYSYLMERATRYAQNYYPIPYPEELSSYSIHRQALMLSIARQESRFIPSVVSTSYALGMMQFMPFVARDIAKKEKLETFSIAMMFDPRVAYLFGNLHLNFLERNLMHPLFIAYAYNGGMGFTKKHLQAGAFSQGEYEPFLSMESMINEESREYGKKVLANYVVYRHLLGEDVSIKNLFEMLLIPSATDRFRN